The following are encoded together in the Pradoshia eiseniae genome:
- a CDS encoding serine hydrolase domain-containing protein encodes MGNLEKLIAWVEDIKEKNRSSATALYIMKDNEIILEHYNGYHSNTSGSAPITSSSQFNVASARKSYLGLVVAYALYEGKIKSLDDCAIDYFGDMDEQLLGRTTIRHLVTHSHGLDKREDGTIFREFEPGQGWAYRRINIDMMIRLVNRLFNRSFPEFLEERVFSPLGFKETAWQTKEKESLVKQIDDPNAEGSFNLGKYADGTETNLHTSAREFAEWGNLHLNKGFANGKQIVPSEVIEMATQVQSPLYDDQKLPQNGLFWFVQGTPAAHSELGERVPEGSYQILGVTGPTILVIPKYNVVVAKMYNKRYNYGGDNYLYYLREFSNLVADTFRE; translated from the coding sequence TTGGGGAATCTTGAAAAATTAATTGCTTGGGTAGAGGATATTAAGGAGAAAAACAGGAGCAGTGCAACGGCATTATATATTATGAAAGATAACGAAATAATATTGGAGCACTATAATGGTTATCATTCCAATACTTCTGGTTCGGCACCAATCACCAGTTCTTCACAATTTAACGTAGCTTCTGCAAGAAAGAGCTACCTTGGTTTAGTGGTTGCTTATGCCCTTTATGAGGGGAAAATCAAGAGCCTCGATGACTGCGCAATAGATTATTTTGGAGACATGGATGAACAGTTGCTAGGAAGAACAACCATACGCCACTTAGTCACCCACTCACATGGGCTGGACAAAAGAGAGGATGGCACTATTTTTCGAGAGTTTGAACCAGGCCAGGGATGGGCTTATAGAAGAATCAATATTGACATGATGATAAGGCTGGTAAATCGTCTATTTAATAGGAGTTTTCCGGAATTTTTAGAGGAAAGGGTGTTTTCGCCTTTAGGATTCAAAGAAACTGCTTGGCAGACAAAAGAGAAGGAATCATTAGTGAAACAAATTGATGATCCAAATGCGGAAGGTTCATTCAATTTAGGGAAGTATGCTGATGGGACGGAGACTAACTTACATACCTCGGCTCGGGAGTTTGCCGAATGGGGGAATCTGCACTTGAATAAAGGGTTTGCCAATGGTAAGCAAATTGTTCCGAGTGAAGTGATTGAAATGGCCACACAAGTTCAAAGCCCTTTATACGATGATCAAAAGCTTCCCCAAAATGGGTTGTTTTGGTTTGTGCAAGGAACTCCTGCTGCACATAGTGAGCTTGGTGAAAGAGTTCCAGAAGGATCCTATCAAATATTAGGAGTAACAGGCCCAACTATCCTTGTTATTCCAAAATATAATGTGGTCGTCGCAAAGATGTATAACAAACGCTATAACTATGGCGGAGATAACTACCTTTACTATTTAAGGGAGTTTAGTAATCTGGTTGCAGACACTTTCCGGGAATAA
- a CDS encoding general stress protein: MDKKVIGVYDNGQDAVREVERLQKQGYRTEDISVVVKDKEKADKITSKTNTNVESGLAAGATTGGILGGLTGLLAGIGAMIIPGIGPIVAAGPIATTLGGIAAGVGAGGLTGALVGMGIPKDTADQYVNYVEKGKILILVDSESQKKYAARDMYERSDDPSVAQREVKVTINPDTGGLKRKR; this comes from the coding sequence ATGGATAAAAAAGTAATCGGTGTTTATGATAATGGTCAGGATGCTGTACGGGAAGTGGAAAGATTACAAAAACAAGGGTATCGAACAGAAGATATTTCCGTAGTGGTGAAGGATAAAGAAAAGGCTGATAAAATCACATCTAAGACTAATACAAATGTTGAAAGTGGTCTCGCAGCAGGGGCAACTACAGGTGGAATCTTGGGAGGGTTAACAGGATTATTGGCAGGTATTGGTGCAATGATAATCCCAGGTATTGGACCAATTGTTGCAGCAGGGCCTATTGCTACAACATTGGGAGGAATTGCAGCCGGCGTTGGAGCTGGTGGATTGACCGGTGCGCTGGTTGGAATGGGTATTCCTAAAGATACAGCTGATCAATATGTTAATTATGTTGAAAAGGGTAAGATTCTTATATTAGTCGACTCCGAATCACAAAAGAAATATGCAGCTCGTGATATGTATGAAAGGTCGGATGACCCATCTGTAGCGCAACGCGAAGTGAAAGTAACTATAAATCCAGACACTGGTGGACTTAAGAGGAAAAGATAG